One Sporomusaceae bacterium ACPt DNA window includes the following coding sequences:
- the rsfS gene encoding Ribosomal silencing factor RsfS: MNQTDIKLAELVAQAASDKKARDIVIMDLTGISPVTDYFVICSANSTTQVQAIADNIEEQLAEQGIKSFRKEGYREARWVLIDYGNCVAHIFVEDDRQFYKLERLWGDAKQVAYQG, from the coding sequence ATGAATCAAACTGATATCAAATTAGCCGAATTAGTGGCCCAAGCTGCCAGTGACAAAAAAGCTCGCGATATAGTAATCATGGATTTGACCGGGATTTCGCCCGTTACCGACTATTTTGTCATTTGCAGTGCTAACTCGACTACGCAGGTACAAGCTATTGCCGATAACATTGAGGAACAACTCGCCGAGCAGGGAATCAAGTCTTTTCGTAAAGAAGGTTACCGCGAAGCGCGGTGGGTACTTATTGATTATGGCAACTGTGTGGCCCACATTTTTGTCGAAGATGACCGGCAATTTTATAAACTTGAACGGTTGTGGGGCGATGCCAAACAAGTTGCTTACCAGGGCTAG
- a CDS encoding hypothetical protein (UPF0060 membrane protein YnfA): MDIIKSILYFILAGLCEIGGGYLIWLWLREGKGVLYAVAGAIILIIYGIIPTFQPASFGRVYAAYGGVFIALSILWGWGVDKVAPDKFDIIGGIVALLGVLIIMYWPRG; encoded by the coding sequence ATGGATATTATAAAATCAATATTGTATTTTATTTTAGCAGGACTATGTGAGATCGGCGGCGGTTATCTCATCTGGTTATGGCTCCGCGAAGGTAAAGGAGTATTATATGCGGTAGCTGGAGCCATTATCCTTATTATTTACGGAATAATCCCCACTTTTCAACCTGCCAGCTTCGGCCGGGTGTATGCCGCATACGGAGGCGTATTTATCGCTCTTTCAATTTTGTGGGGCTGGGGCGTTGACAAAGTAGCACCTGACAAATTTGACATTATTGGCGGGATAGTCGCCCTCTTAGGTGTTCTTATAATTATGTACTGGCCACGGGGTTAA
- a CDS encoding hypothetical protein (UPF0053 inner membrane protein YtfL): MHKLDTPSISTEIMIILALIVANGIFAMTEMSIVSSRKSRLESMAANGSRGAQIALKLAEDPTQLLSAVQIGITLIGILTGAFGGAKLSSYLASILNAIPFLGRYSDTVSLAIVVGIITYLSLIIGELVPKKLALNNPEPIAAAVARPISAFVRINRPLVHLLSVSTTMAMKLLGVKPPGEPPVTEEEVRVLIDQGTQLGVFEKAEHEMVEKIFLLGDMRVGALMTPRTQIKWLDVEDNDQYNLRIIRSNSHLFFPVARGSLDDIIGVVYSNELLANYTPGKPLGLEHASRQPLYIPKNTPALKVLEQFKKSGIYVALVVDEYGGISGLISLYDIAEHIVGDMPYLGEDEDPDIITRDDGSWLVDGMLSIEELKELLAVDQFPGEERGYFQTLGGFIVSYLGQIPTTAESFEWSGYHFEIVDMDRIRVDKVLIKRIATEKDNELLEQTDQNPAD, encoded by the coding sequence TTGCACAAATTGGATACACCCTCTATAAGTACGGAGATCATGATTATTTTGGCTCTAATTGTGGCAAACGGAATATTTGCCATGACCGAGATGTCTATCGTATCATCCCGGAAAAGCCGGTTGGAGAGTATGGCGGCTAACGGCAGCCGCGGCGCGCAAATAGCGCTTAAACTGGCCGAAGACCCTACCCAGCTTTTATCTGCCGTACAAATAGGTATTACCTTAATTGGTATCCTTACAGGTGCTTTTGGCGGCGCCAAATTGTCAAGCTATCTGGCCTCAATTCTAAATGCAATCCCCTTTCTCGGCCGTTACAGCGATACTGTCAGCTTGGCCATTGTTGTCGGTATTATAACCTATCTGTCGCTCATTATCGGTGAATTAGTGCCGAAAAAACTAGCACTCAACAATCCTGAGCCAATCGCTGCGGCTGTAGCCCGCCCCATATCGGCTTTTGTTCGTATTAACCGTCCTCTGGTCCATCTTTTAAGCGTTTCAACTACTATGGCCATGAAACTTCTGGGAGTCAAACCGCCGGGAGAACCGCCGGTAACTGAAGAAGAGGTCAGGGTATTAATTGATCAGGGAACACAGCTTGGCGTATTTGAAAAAGCCGAGCATGAAATGGTAGAGAAAATCTTTTTACTTGGCGATATGCGTGTGGGTGCGCTCATGACGCCCCGCACTCAAATAAAATGGCTGGATGTGGAAGATAATGATCAATACAATCTACGTATTATCCGGAGCAACAGCCATCTGTTTTTTCCCGTAGCGCGGGGAAGCTTGGACGATATAATAGGCGTCGTTTATTCCAATGAACTACTGGCAAACTACACTCCGGGAAAACCCCTGGGGCTTGAGCATGCCTCACGGCAACCACTTTATATACCTAAAAACACGCCAGCCCTCAAGGTTTTGGAACAGTTTAAAAAAAGTGGAATATATGTTGCGCTGGTAGTTGATGAATACGGCGGCATCTCCGGGCTTATCAGCCTTTATGATATTGCAGAACATATTGTGGGCGATATGCCCTATCTTGGTGAAGACGAAGACCCGGACATTATTACCCGTGACGATGGTTCGTGGCTTGTAGACGGAATGTTGTCAATTGAAGAACTGAAAGAACTCCTTGCCGTAGACCAGTTTCCCGGCGAAGAACGAGGTTATTTTCAGACACTCGGCGGTTTTATCGTTTCTTATCTGGGACAAATTCCCACCACTGCCGAAAGTTTTGAGTGGAGCGGCTACCATTTTGAGATTGTCGATATGGACAGGATACGGGTCGATAAAGTACTCATTAAGCGTATAGCTACTGAAAAAGATAATGAATTACTCGAACAAACTGACCAAAACCCTGCAGATTAA
- the spoVB_2 gene encoding Stage V sporulation protein B, producing the protein MEQHNQAKQSNQFLKGTLVLTVAGIVVKIIGSLNWIILSRVLGGEGIGLYQMAFPIYLLALSISSAGIPVAISIITAEKIALRDYRGADRVFYLSLALLAGTGLLLSFCMYLGAGWLIDHRFIRDARAYYALLALSPAIFLVTVLSSFRGFLQGWQIMTPTAISQIVEQLFRVAAMLVFAALLLPKGLDYAAGGASMGAGAGAAAGLAVLIYYYWRLKQDLAEKEALSPDIGEQENTGSIMRRIIALALPVSLSSIMLPLVANLDLFIVPARLEVAGYTVAQATELFGYLTGMAVPLVNLATIITAALATSLVPSVAALSLKDSGGIKRHTAAAMRLANMVTLPAAVTLWLLATPVSTLIYHAPQAGAVVEVLAISVYLLGIHQVTTGVLQGMGHTTIPVINMGFAAMVKVIMNWTLAALPELGIKGAAWATVADIGVAALLNLYFVYRYTGFHLKISDFWQNIAAVTAMGMGIYIVHTAVTGALTETLATVAAMLTGTVIYGAVLLLLGGLTERDIRQIPLVGSAAVRILSVLRLLKSY; encoded by the coding sequence ATGGAACAACACAACCAAGCTAAACAAAGCAATCAGTTTCTGAAAGGTACGCTGGTATTGACTGTCGCCGGTATTGTGGTCAAAATCATTGGATCACTTAACTGGATTATTTTATCCCGTGTTTTAGGCGGTGAAGGGATCGGCCTGTATCAAATGGCTTTCCCGATTTACCTCTTGGCGCTGAGTATTTCTTCCGCCGGCATTCCGGTTGCCATTTCTATCATTACTGCCGAAAAAATAGCTCTCCGGGATTACCGGGGGGCTGACCGTGTTTTTTACCTGTCACTGGCCTTGTTGGCCGGCACAGGTCTGTTATTGAGCTTCTGTATGTATTTGGGAGCCGGTTGGCTGATTGACCACCGCTTTATTCGTGACGCTCGCGCCTACTACGCGCTGTTGGCACTATCCCCGGCGATTTTTCTTGTTACGGTGTTGTCAAGTTTTCGCGGGTTTCTTCAAGGCTGGCAGATTATGACTCCGACAGCTATTTCTCAGATTGTCGAGCAGTTGTTTCGGGTGGCTGCGATGTTGGTATTTGCGGCTCTCTTATTGCCAAAAGGCTTAGACTATGCGGCTGGCGGCGCGAGTATGGGGGCTGGCGCAGGTGCGGCAGCAGGACTGGCAGTCCTAATTTACTATTACTGGCGTCTAAAACAGGACTTGGCGGAGAAAGAGGCTTTATCACCAGACATTGGGGAACAGGAAAACACCGGAAGCATTATGCGGCGGATCATCGCCTTAGCGCTGCCGGTGTCGTTATCCAGTATCATGCTGCCCTTGGTGGCTAATCTTGACTTATTTATCGTACCGGCCCGGCTGGAAGTGGCTGGTTATACGGTGGCGCAGGCCACCGAACTGTTCGGTTATCTCACCGGCATGGCTGTGCCGCTGGTCAATCTGGCAACAATTATCACAGCGGCCCTGGCTACCAGTTTGGTGCCATCGGTTGCAGCTCTTTCACTAAAAGACAGCGGCGGTATTAAACGGCATACGGCAGCTGCCATGCGGCTGGCCAATATGGTTACCCTCCCCGCTGCCGTGACGTTATGGCTGCTGGCGACCCCTGTGTCCACCTTGATTTATCACGCGCCGCAGGCCGGTGCGGTAGTAGAGGTTTTGGCTATCAGCGTATATCTGCTCGGTATCCATCAGGTAACAACCGGGGTACTTCAAGGTATGGGCCATACTACTATTCCTGTTATTAACATGGGATTTGCGGCAATGGTAAAAGTCATTATGAACTGGACACTGGCCGCATTACCGGAACTGGGCATTAAGGGAGCGGCCTGGGCTACTGTTGCTGATATTGGCGTGGCCGCATTATTAAATTTATACTTTGTTTACCGGTATACTGGTTTTCACTTGAAAATCAGTGATTTTTGGCAGAATATCGCGGCCGTAACAGCCATGGGCATGGGCATTTATATAGTCCATACCGCTGTGACCGGAGCGTTGACCGAAACACTGGCCACCGTGGCCGCCATGTTGACAGGAACGGTAATTTATGGTGCAGTGTTATTGCTGCTGGGTGGATTAACAGAGCGGGATATAAGGCAAATTCCGCTAGTAGGGTCGGCTGCCGTCAGAATATTAAGTGTCTTGAGGCTATTAAAGTCTTACTGA